A single genomic interval of Hafnia alvei harbors:
- the hslU gene encoding HslU--HslV peptidase ATPase subunit, whose product MSEMTPREIVSELDSYIIGQHSAKRAVAIALRNRWRRMQLNDELRHEVTPKNILMIGPTGVGKTEIARRLAKLANAPFIKVEATKFTEVGYVGKEVDSIIRDLTDSAMKMVRMQSIEKNRYRAEEMAEERILDVLIPPAKNNWGQAEQSAEPSAARQSFRKKLREGQLDDKEIELELAASPVGVEIMAPPGMEEMTNQLQSMFQNLGGQKQKARKIKIKEAFKLLIEEEAAKLVNPEELKEQAIHAVEQNGIVFIDEIDKICKRGESSGPDVSREGVQRDLLPLIEGCTVSTKHGMVKTDHILFIASGAFQVSSPSDLIPELQGRLPIRVELQALTTEDFERILTEPSASLTEQYQALMATEGLSINFTADGVRHIAEAAWRVNESAENIGARRLHTILERLVEEISFEASEMSGQTVTIDAEYVRNHLDELVADEDLSRFIL is encoded by the coding sequence ATGTCTGAGATGACCCCACGCGAAATTGTCAGCGAACTCGACAGCTACATCATTGGCCAACACTCGGCAAAACGCGCCGTGGCAATTGCCCTGCGTAACCGCTGGCGTCGTATGCAGCTCAACGATGAGCTGCGTCATGAAGTGACACCAAAAAATATTCTGATGATCGGCCCAACCGGCGTCGGTAAAACCGAAATCGCCCGCCGTCTGGCTAAATTAGCCAACGCCCCGTTCATCAAGGTTGAAGCCACCAAGTTCACAGAAGTGGGCTATGTGGGTAAAGAAGTTGACTCTATCATCCGCGATTTAACTGACTCTGCCATGAAAATGGTGCGCATGCAGTCCATCGAAAAGAACCGCTATCGCGCCGAAGAAATGGCCGAAGAGCGTATTCTGGACGTCTTGATCCCACCAGCAAAAAACAACTGGGGTCAGGCCGAGCAAAGCGCCGAGCCATCCGCTGCGCGCCAGAGCTTCCGCAAGAAACTGCGTGAAGGTCAGCTTGATGATAAAGAAATCGAATTAGAATTAGCCGCTTCACCGGTTGGCGTTGAAATCATGGCTCCTCCTGGCATGGAAGAAATGACCAACCAGCTGCAATCCATGTTCCAAAACCTGGGTGGGCAAAAGCAGAAAGCGCGCAAAATCAAAATCAAAGAAGCGTTCAAGCTACTGATTGAAGAAGAAGCCGCAAAACTGGTTAATCCAGAAGAGCTGAAAGAGCAGGCGATTCACGCCGTTGAGCAAAACGGTATCGTATTTATCGATGAGATCGACAAAATCTGTAAACGCGGTGAATCCTCAGGCCCAGACGTTTCCCGCGAAGGGGTTCAACGTGACCTGTTGCCTCTGATTGAAGGCTGCACCGTTTCCACCAAGCACGGCATGGTGAAAACCGATCACATTCTGTTTATTGCTTCTGGTGCATTCCAGGTATCCAGCCCATCGGATCTGATCCCAGAACTTCAGGGCCGTCTGCCAATTCGCGTTGAACTACAGGCGCTGACGACAGAAGACTTCGAACGTATCCTGACTGAGCCAAGCGCGTCCCTGACAGAGCAGTATCAGGCGTTAATGGCAACTGAAGGTCTGAGCATTAACTTTACCGCTGACGGCGTACGCCATATTGCTGAAGCGGCATGGCGAGTTAACGAAAGCGCAGAAAATATCGGTGCGCGTCGCTTACATACCATTCTGGAACGTCTGGTCGAAGAAATTTCCTTCGAAGCCAGCGAAATGAGCGGTCAAACAGTGACGATTGATGCGGAATATGTACGTAATCATCTTGATGAGCTCGTTGCAGATGAAGATCTGAGCCGGTTTATTCTATAA
- the hslV gene encoding ATP-dependent protease subunit HslV, with amino-acid sequence MTTIVSVRRNGKVVIGGDGQATMGNTVMKGNVRKVRRLYNDRVIAGFAGGTADAFTLFELFERKLELHQGHLVKAAVELAKDWRTDRMLRKLEALLAVADENASLIITGNGDVIQPENDLIAIGSGGPYAQAASRALLENTELSAREIVDKALGIAGDICIYTNQFHTIEELDSKA; translated from the coding sequence GTGACAACAATAGTAAGCGTACGCCGCAACGGTAAAGTGGTGATCGGTGGTGATGGTCAGGCGACCATGGGCAATACCGTGATGAAAGGTAATGTTCGTAAAGTGCGTCGTCTCTATAACGACCGTGTTATTGCCGGATTTGCTGGTGGCACCGCAGATGCCTTCACCCTGTTCGAACTCTTTGAACGTAAACTGGAACTGCATCAGGGACATTTGGTTAAAGCCGCCGTTGAGCTTGCCAAAGACTGGCGCACCGACCGCATGCTGCGCAAACTCGAAGCGCTGCTGGCCGTCGCGGATGAAAACGCCTCCCTCATCATCACCGGCAACGGTGACGTTATTCAGCCTGAAAATGATTTAATCGCGATAGGTTCCGGCGGCCCGTATGCTCAGGCAGCCTCTCGCGCATTGCTAGAAAACACAGAACTGAGTGCCCGCGAAATCGTTGATAAAGCGCTGGGTATAGCTGGTGATATCTGTATCTACACCAATCAGTTCCACACCATTGAAGAATTAGACTCCAAAGCGTAA
- the ftsN gene encoding cell division protein FtsN, translating into MAQRDYVSRGRSSGAKRKTNTRKKKKSSRGISKTMVVIALGVLVTFAAGLYFLTHHKPDSDELLPTQAKHAGNGLPPKPEERWRYIKELENRQVGVATPTDPTSSAATAPTQQPQLTAEQRQLLDQMQSDMRQQPTQLSEVPYNDQTQIARRAPQNSRMPDQTYTQQQQPVTNSQPRNPFSQQNTAPSQPRQTTAEPARPVRTAPPVQTTQPPVQQPHKEKPAPVTSVAEQPAPAKETKTEKAPEKAPEKENTQKWMVQCGSFRSTDQAESVRAQLAFGGVESRITAGGGWNRVLLGPYTSRASADKMLQRLKGDGMSGCIALSVGG; encoded by the coding sequence GTGGCACAAAGAGACTATGTGAGCCGGGGCCGCTCATCAGGAGCGAAGCGCAAAACCAATACCCGGAAAAAGAAAAAATCATCTCGGGGTATATCTAAAACCATGGTGGTTATCGCCTTGGGGGTTTTAGTGACTTTCGCTGCCGGCCTTTATTTCCTGACTCACCATAAGCCAGACAGTGATGAACTGTTACCGACGCAGGCAAAACATGCGGGTAATGGACTTCCTCCTAAACCGGAAGAGCGCTGGCGTTACATCAAAGAACTTGAGAATCGTCAGGTTGGCGTTGCTACGCCTACAGATCCCACCAGTAGCGCAGCCACTGCACCTACGCAGCAGCCACAGCTAACCGCAGAACAGCGCCAGCTTCTTGACCAAATGCAGTCTGATATGCGTCAACAGCCAACTCAGTTGTCTGAAGTGCCGTATAACGATCAAACGCAGATCGCGCGTCGTGCGCCACAAAATAGCCGGATGCCGGATCAAACCTATACCCAGCAACAACAGCCGGTCACTAATTCACAGCCGCGCAATCCGTTCTCTCAGCAAAATACGGCACCTTCTCAGCCTCGCCAAACCACCGCTGAACCGGCACGCCCTGTGCGTACAGCACCGCCAGTGCAAACGACTCAGCCACCGGTTCAACAGCCGCATAAAGAAAAACCGGCTCCGGTAACCAGCGTGGCAGAACAACCTGCGCCAGCAAAAGAGACCAAAACAGAAAAAGCGCCAGAGAAAGCACCTGAAAAAGAAAACACGCAGAAATGGATGGTGCAATGTGGCTCATTCCGCAGCACCGATCAGGCCGAATCAGTCAGAGCCCAGCTTGCCTTCGGCGGCGTTGAAAGCCGTATTACCGCTGGCGGTGGCTGGAATCGCGTTCTGTTAGGCCCATACACCAGCCGCGCTTCAGCAGACAAAATGCTGCAACGATTGAAGGGTGATGGAATGTCTGGCTGTATTGCCCTCTCCGTCGGGGGTTGA
- the cytR gene encoding DNA-binding transcriptional regulator CytR encodes MEEKQSMSAATMKDVAEHAGVSTATVSRTLMNPEKVSASTRQKVEQAVLAVGYSPHALARSSKRNESRTILVIVPDICDPFFAEVIQGVERTAAEHGYLVLLGDCAQQQQQEKTFVNLIITKQIDGMLLLGSNVPFDASKEEQKNLPPMVMANEFAPELELPTVHIDNLTAAFEAVLYLHELGHHRIACIAGPESMPLSKYRLRGYIQALRRCGIAEEKSFVERGDFTYEAGAQAMHALMSLPQPPTAIFCHSDVMAIGALSQAKRMGLRVPDDVSLVGFDDIKQAQYCDPPLTTVSQPRYQIGREAMLLLLEQLHSRSVVSGSRLLDSEFIVRGSTSAPKR; translated from the coding sequence TTGGAAGAGAAGCAAAGCATGTCTGCTGCCACCATGAAAGATGTGGCTGAACACGCCGGTGTCTCAACGGCCACCGTTTCACGAACATTGATGAACCCCGAGAAAGTCTCTGCATCCACCCGACAAAAAGTTGAACAGGCTGTATTAGCCGTTGGTTACTCTCCGCATGCGCTGGCCCGTAGTTCAAAACGAAATGAATCGCGCACGATTCTGGTGATTGTGCCTGATATCTGCGATCCTTTTTTTGCCGAAGTGATTCAGGGCGTGGAACGCACCGCCGCCGAGCATGGATATTTAGTCTTGCTAGGCGACTGCGCTCAGCAACAGCAGCAGGAAAAAACCTTCGTCAACCTCATCATCACCAAACAAATCGACGGCATGCTGCTGCTCGGCTCGAACGTTCCTTTTGATGCCAGCAAAGAAGAACAGAAAAATTTGCCACCGATGGTGATGGCCAACGAGTTCGCTCCAGAACTTGAACTTCCTACTGTCCATATCGACAACCTCACCGCTGCCTTTGAGGCGGTGCTATATCTACATGAGCTTGGTCATCATCGTATTGCCTGTATTGCTGGCCCTGAAAGTATGCCACTGAGTAAATATCGCCTGCGTGGCTATATTCAGGCATTACGCCGTTGTGGTATTGCGGAAGAGAAAAGTTTTGTTGAGCGCGGCGACTTTACCTATGAGGCTGGCGCACAGGCCATGCATGCTCTGATGTCGCTGCCACAGCCACCAACGGCTATTTTCTGCCATAGTGATGTGATGGCAATTGGCGCGCTTTCTCAAGCCAAGCGCATGGGATTACGCGTACCCGATGACGTTTCTCTAGTCGGTTTTGACGATATAAAGCAGGCACAGTACTGCGATCCTCCGCTGACCACCGTTTCTCAACCACGCTACCAAATTGGCCGAGAAGCGATGTTATTACTGTTAGAACAGCTTCACAGTCGCTCCGTGGTTAGCGGTTCAAGACTGTTAGACAGCGAATTTATCGTCAGAGGAAGTACATCTGCGCCGAAACGCTAG
- the priA gene encoding primosomal protein N' has product MSVAHVALPVPLPRTFDYLLPAGVKPAVGVRVSVPFGQRKMIGIITGVSEHSELPLENLKSIHHIIDDESLFSSRMWHMLRWAADYYHYPIGEVLFHALPVMLRQGKPAQHGQLWQWVITEQGKATLPESLKRAPKQQQALAMLLQRPLYRHQVVECDLTDAALQSIKAKGLAELRAESPELQDWRKNYAVNGERLKLNTEQATAVGAIRSEDNQFSAWLLAGVTGSGKTEVYLSVIENILAQGRQALVLVPEIGLTPQTIARFRERFNAPVDVLHSGLNDSERLAAWLRARNGESAIVIGTRSALFTPFARLGVIIIDEEHDGSYKQQEGWRYHARDLAVFRAHQEDIPIVLGSATPALETLHNVELGKYRRLRLTQRAGNAKPATQHLLDLKGLPLKAGLAQPLLQRMKQHVDAGNQVILFLNRRGFAPALLCHECGWIAECQRCDHYYTLHQQQHHLRCHHCDSQKPIPRQCPQCGTTNLVPVGLGTEQLETELTALFPDTPITRIDRDTTSRKGALEQQLAEVHRGGARILIGTQMLAKGHHFPNVTLVALLDVDGALFSADFHSAERFAQLYTQVSGRAGRAGKQGEVILQTHHPEHPLLLTLLNQGYDAFAEQALKERKSVFLPPYTSHIMVRADDHDNQNAPQFLQQLRNLLEASPLRDESFWILGPVPALQPKRGGRFRWQLLLQHPSRARLQKIVKSTLPLIGTLPTVKKVKWTVDVDPTDN; this is encoded by the coding sequence ATGTCGGTCGCTCACGTAGCTTTACCCGTTCCATTGCCACGCACCTTCGATTACCTTCTGCCCGCAGGGGTGAAACCTGCCGTGGGTGTGCGGGTCAGTGTGCCTTTTGGACAGCGTAAAATGATCGGCATTATCACCGGGGTTAGCGAGCACAGCGAACTGCCGCTCGAAAATTTAAAGTCAATTCACCATATCATTGACGATGAATCGCTATTTTCCTCACGCATGTGGCACATGCTGCGCTGGGCGGCAGACTATTATCATTACCCGATCGGCGAGGTTTTATTTCATGCGCTACCGGTGATGCTACGTCAGGGGAAACCCGCCCAGCATGGACAGCTCTGGCAGTGGGTGATCACGGAACAGGGTAAAGCAACCTTGCCTGAATCGCTCAAACGCGCCCCCAAACAGCAACAGGCACTCGCCATGTTGTTGCAGCGCCCTCTGTACCGCCATCAGGTGGTTGAATGCGACCTAACCGATGCCGCGTTGCAAAGCATCAAAGCCAAAGGGCTAGCCGAATTACGCGCTGAGTCGCCAGAGCTTCAAGACTGGCGCAAAAACTACGCGGTAAACGGTGAACGCCTAAAGCTCAACACCGAGCAAGCCACCGCCGTGGGCGCGATTCGTAGTGAAGACAACCAGTTCAGCGCATGGCTGCTGGCGGGCGTCACGGGTTCTGGTAAAACCGAGGTTTACTTAAGCGTCATCGAAAATATTCTGGCACAGGGCCGCCAAGCGCTGGTTTTAGTGCCTGAAATAGGACTCACCCCGCAAACCATTGCCCGTTTCAGAGAACGTTTCAACGCACCGGTCGACGTTCTTCACTCTGGTTTAAACGACAGCGAACGCCTCGCCGCTTGGCTGCGCGCGCGCAACGGCGAAAGCGCCATCGTTATCGGGACGCGCTCAGCGCTATTTACGCCCTTTGCTCGCTTAGGCGTGATCATCATTGATGAAGAACACGATGGTTCTTATAAGCAGCAGGAAGGCTGGCGCTACCACGCACGTGATTTAGCCGTATTCCGTGCACATCAGGAAGATATTCCCATCGTACTTGGTTCGGCTACACCCGCTTTAGAGACGTTGCATAACGTTGAATTAGGGAAATACCGCCGCTTACGCCTCACGCAGCGAGCGGGAAACGCAAAGCCTGCTACCCAGCACTTGCTTGATTTAAAAGGCCTGCCGCTAAAAGCAGGTCTTGCACAACCCTTGCTACAACGAATGAAACAACACGTTGATGCAGGCAATCAGGTGATTTTATTTTTAAACCGCCGAGGTTTTGCTCCAGCGCTGCTGTGCCACGAATGTGGCTGGATTGCCGAATGTCAGCGATGCGATCATTACTACACGCTGCATCAGCAGCAACACCATTTACGCTGCCACCATTGCGACAGCCAAAAGCCAATCCCACGCCAGTGCCCGCAGTGTGGCACCACCAATTTGGTGCCTGTTGGGCTAGGAACAGAGCAATTAGAAACCGAGCTCACGGCGCTTTTCCCTGATACGCCGATTACCCGCATTGACCGCGATACCACCAGCCGCAAAGGCGCATTAGAGCAACAATTAGCTGAAGTACACCGCGGCGGTGCTCGTATTTTGATCGGTACCCAAATGCTGGCGAAAGGCCATCACTTTCCTAACGTCACGCTGGTTGCTTTGCTTGACGTAGACGGTGCGCTGTTTTCCGCTGATTTTCACTCCGCAGAACGCTTTGCTCAGCTCTATACGCAGGTATCAGGGCGCGCAGGCCGTGCAGGGAAACAGGGCGAAGTGATATTACAAACCCATCACCCAGAGCATCCTTTACTGCTTACCTTGCTTAATCAAGGCTATGACGCGTTTGCCGAACAGGCCTTAAAAGAGCGCAAAAGCGTATTTCTTCCCCCATACACAAGCCACATCATGGTACGCGCCGACGATCACGATAACCAAAATGCACCTCAGTTTTTGCAGCAATTAAGAAATTTATTAGAAGCTAGCCCGCTGCGTGATGAATCATTTTGGATACTGGGGCCAGTTCCCGCTCTGCAACCCAAACGCGGAGGGAGATTCCGCTGGCAGTTGCTGCTTCAGCATCCGTCTCGTGCTCGTTTACAGAAAATTGTTAAAAGCACACTGCCACTAATTGGCACATTGCCAACGGTGAAAAAAGTAAAATGGACAGTGGACGTTGACCCTACCGATAACTGA
- the rpmE gene encoding 50S ribosomal protein L31 translates to MKQGIHPNYVAITATCSCGNVIKTHSTAGHDLNLDVCGNCHPFYTGKQRDVATGGRVDRFNKRFSVPGTKK, encoded by the coding sequence ATGAAACAAGGTATCCACCCGAACTACGTTGCAATCACTGCAACTTGCTCTTGCGGCAACGTGATTAAAACTCATTCTACCGCAGGTCACGACCTGAACTTGGACGTATGTGGTAACTGCCACCCGTTCTATACTGGCAAGCAGCGTGATGTTGCTACCGGTGGTCGTGTTGACCGCTTCAACAAGCGTTTCAGCGTACCAGGCACTAAGAAGTAA
- a CDS encoding phosphoethanolamine transferase CptA has protein sequence MISSSNADKAFSWKALFWLLLFFWFFSTVLQAVILVTGYSGSNGIRDSLLYSSLWLIPVFLFPNKTRIIAAVIGIILWAASLCSLGYYIIYGQEFSQSVLFVMFESNTSEAGEYFSQYFSLHLALLLLAYTVVCAFLWTRVRPVYIPSFWRYVIPAAIFYGLIVNPLAYNMVIKKRSFVDSLPSLTSRMEPAAPWQMITGYFEYRNQLASLQALMKENSALPPLANLTDTSGSAPRTLVLVIGESTQRGHMSLYGYPRETTPQLDEIHKTDKNLTVFNDVVTSRPYTIEILQQALTFANEKNPDLYLTQPSLMNMMKQAGYKTFWITNQQTMTKRNTMLTLFSQQTDKQFYLNQQRTQSARQYDGDVLKPFKEVMADPAPKKFIVVHLLGTHINYKFRYPEGFDKFNNAEGVPPGLSQDQIDSYNEYDNANLYNDFVVSSLIKDYSATKPNGFLLYFSDHGEEVYDTPPHNIQGRNEAAPTRHMYSIPFILWTSPSWQQAHPRDFASMTDRKYSSSELIHTWSDMAGLKYDLFNPERSLVNPSFVETTRWIGNPYVKKGLHDYDKLPYGDQVGNQ, from the coding sequence ATGATTTCATCTTCAAACGCAGATAAGGCATTCAGCTGGAAAGCGTTATTCTGGCTTCTGTTGTTCTTTTGGTTTTTCTCTACAGTTCTTCAGGCTGTAATCCTCGTAACTGGATACAGTGGCTCCAACGGCATTCGAGATTCTCTGCTGTACAGCTCCCTTTGGCTAATTCCTGTATTTTTATTCCCAAATAAAACCCGCATTATTGCTGCGGTTATTGGCATTATTTTATGGGCAGCCTCTCTGTGCTCCTTGGGCTATTACATCATCTACGGACAAGAGTTTTCCCAAAGCGTCCTGTTTGTGATGTTTGAATCGAATACCAGCGAAGCCGGAGAGTACTTCAGTCAATATTTCAGCCTTCATCTTGCGCTCCTATTGCTGGCTTATACCGTTGTCTGCGCGTTCTTATGGACTCGCGTACGCCCGGTGTATATCCCATCATTCTGGCGTTATGTTATTCCAGCCGCGATCTTCTATGGCCTGATCGTTAATCCGCTGGCCTATAACATGGTGATCAAGAAACGTTCGTTTGTAGATTCTTTACCAAGTCTGACGTCACGTATGGAGCCCGCGGCTCCATGGCAAATGATCACCGGCTATTTCGAATATCGTAACCAGCTTGCGAGTCTGCAGGCGCTGATGAAAGAAAACAGCGCATTGCCTCCGCTCGCAAACCTCACCGATACCAGCGGCAGTGCGCCACGTACGTTGGTTCTGGTGATTGGTGAATCAACTCAGCGCGGCCATATGAGCCTGTACGGCTATCCGCGTGAAACCACGCCACAGCTGGATGAAATTCATAAAACTGACAAGAATCTAACCGTGTTTAACGACGTGGTAACTTCTCGTCCTTATACCATCGAGATTTTGCAGCAGGCTCTGACGTTCGCTAACGAGAAGAATCCAGATCTGTATCTAACCCAACCTTCATTGATGAACATGATGAAGCAGGCTGGCTACAAAACCTTCTGGATCACTAACCAGCAAACCATGACCAAGCGCAATACCATGCTAACCCTGTTCTCTCAGCAGACAGATAAGCAGTTTTACCTGAACCAGCAGCGTACGCAGAGTGCCCGCCAATACGACGGCGACGTGCTGAAGCCATTTAAAGAAGTGATGGCCGATCCTGCGCCGAAGAAATTTATCGTGGTACATCTGCTGGGTACGCACATTAACTACAAATTCCGCTATCCAGAAGGATTTGATAAGTTTAATAACGCTGAAGGCGTACCACCAGGTTTAAGCCAAGATCAGATTGACTCTTATAACGAGTATGACAACGCTAACCTGTACAACGACTTCGTGGTTTCTAGCCTGATCAAAGATTACTCGGCAACGAAACCTAACGGTTTCCTGCTGTATTTCTCTGACCACGGTGAGGAAGTGTATGACACTCCACCACACAATATTCAGGGACGCAACGAAGCGGCGCCAACACGCCATATGTACAGCATCCCGTTCATTCTGTGGACATCACCAAGCTGGCAGCAAGCGCATCCGCGTGACTTTGCTTCCATGACCGATCGTAAATACAGCAGCTCTGAGCTGATTCATACATGGTCTGACATGGCCGGTTTGAAATACGACCTGTTTAATCCTGAGAGAAGCTTGGTCAATCCGAGCTTCGTGGAAACAACACGTTGGATCGGCAACCCGTATGTGAAAAAAGGTCTGCACGATTACGATAAATTGCCGTATGGCGATCAGGTAGGTAATCAGTAG
- the ppc gene encoding phosphoenolpyruvate carboxylase: MNEQYSAMRSNVSMLGKLLGDTIKEALGENILDRVETIRKLSKSSRAGNDASRQELLTTLQNLSNDELLPVARAFSQFLSLTNTAEQYHSISPHGEAASNPEVMAQLFTRLKNNNLSDEQIKKAVDDLSIELVLTAHPTEITRRTLIHKLVEVNNCLSQLDHSDLADYERNQIMRRLRQLVAQSWHTDEIRKNRPSPIDEAKWGYAVVENSLWEGVPAFLREFNEQLENSLGYQLPVEAVPVRFTAWMGGDRDGNPNVTADITRHALLLSRWKATDLFLRDIAVLVSELSMTECTPELRALAGGDDVQEPYRELMKKLRTQLTETQVYLAAKIKGERATRPDNLLVKNEQLWEPLYACYQSLKACGMGIIANGQLLDTLRRVHCFGVPLVRMDVRQESTRHSEALAELTRYLGLGDYESWSEADKQAFLVRELNSKRPLVPRQWEPSAETKEVFDTCRVIAEAPQGSIAAYVISMARTPSDVLAVHLLLKEAGCPYALPVAPLFETLDDLNNAEDVMTQLLSIDWYRGFIQGKQMVMIGYSDSAKDAGVMAASWAQYRAQEALVNVCEKAGVALTLFHGRGGSIGRGGAPAHAALLSQPPGSLKGGLRVTEQGEMIRFKLGLPQVTISSLSLYTNAILEANLLPPPAPKQEWRDLMDELSDVSCDMYRGYVRENKDFVPYFRSATPELELGKLPLGSRPAKRKPNGGVESLRAIPWIFAWTQNRLMLPAWLGAGAALQAAVDEGKQSTLETMCRDWPFFSTRIGMLEMVFAKSDLWLAEYYDQRLVDEKLWPLGKQLRDQLSKDIKVVLTIANDDHLMEDLPWIAESIALRNVYTDPLNVLQAELLHRSRSLPEPDANVEQALMVTIAGVAAGMRNTG; the protein is encoded by the coding sequence ATGAACGAACAATATTCGGCAATGCGAAGTAACGTCAGTATGCTAGGGAAGCTGCTCGGCGACACCATCAAAGAAGCGCTGGGCGAGAATATTCTGGACCGCGTCGAGACTATCCGTAAATTATCAAAATCCTCACGTGCGGGTAACGATGCAAGCCGTCAGGAACTTTTAACGACGCTACAGAACTTGTCGAATGATGAGCTATTGCCGGTTGCCCGCGCCTTTAGCCAATTCCTGAGTCTGACAAATACCGCCGAACAATATCACAGCATTTCCCCTCATGGCGAAGCGGCAAGTAACCCTGAAGTGATGGCTCAACTTTTCACCCGTTTGAAAAATAACAACCTCAGCGATGAGCAGATCAAAAAAGCCGTAGACGATCTCTCCATTGAGCTAGTTCTCACCGCTCATCCTACTGAAATCACCCGCCGTACCCTGATTCATAAACTGGTTGAGGTTAACAACTGCCTTAGCCAGCTCGATCACAGCGATTTGGCCGACTACGAACGCAATCAAATCATGCGTCGTCTGCGCCAGTTAGTCGCTCAGTCATGGCATACCGATGAAATTCGTAAGAACCGCCCATCCCCAATTGATGAAGCTAAATGGGGCTATGCAGTGGTGGAAAATAGCCTATGGGAAGGAGTTCCTGCATTCTTACGCGAGTTTAACGAACAGCTAGAAAACTCTTTGGGTTACCAGCTACCGGTTGAAGCTGTACCCGTGCGTTTCACCGCATGGATGGGCGGCGACCGTGACGGCAACCCGAACGTTACCGCAGACATCACACGTCACGCTTTACTGTTAAGTCGTTGGAAAGCCACCGATCTGTTCCTGCGTGATATCGCCGTGCTGGTTTCTGAACTGTCGATGACAGAATGCACGCCAGAACTGCGTGCTTTGGCCGGTGGTGACGACGTTCAAGAACCATACCGCGAGCTGATGAAAAAACTGCGCACGCAGCTAACCGAAACTCAGGTTTATCTAGCTGCGAAAATCAAAGGCGAACGCGCGACGCGCCCAGATAATCTGCTGGTGAAAAACGAGCAGCTTTGGGAACCGTTGTACGCTTGCTACCAATCACTCAAAGCCTGCGGCATGGGTATTATCGCCAATGGCCAGTTGCTGGACACGTTGCGCCGCGTTCACTGCTTCGGCGTGCCGCTAGTGCGCATGGATGTTCGTCAAGAAAGCACTCGTCACTCTGAAGCCTTAGCTGAGCTCACCCGTTATTTAGGCCTCGGCGACTATGAAAGCTGGTCAGAGGCTGACAAACAGGCCTTCTTGGTGCGCGAGCTCAACTCCAAACGCCCACTGGTTCCACGCCAATGGGAGCCAAGCGCTGAAACTAAAGAAGTCTTTGATACCTGCCGAGTGATAGCAGAAGCACCTCAGGGTTCCATCGCCGCCTATGTCATTTCGATGGCGCGCACCCCTTCCGACGTTCTCGCTGTTCATCTGCTATTGAAAGAAGCGGGCTGCCCTTACGCATTGCCTGTTGCTCCGCTGTTTGAAACTCTGGATGACCTAAATAATGCCGAAGATGTGATGACTCAGCTATTGAGCATCGATTGGTATCGCGGCTTTATTCAGGGTAAGCAGATGGTGATGATCGGCTACTCTGACTCAGCAAAAGATGCAGGCGTGATGGCGGCATCATGGGCGCAATACCGCGCTCAAGAAGCGTTAGTTAACGTATGCGAAAAAGCAGGCGTGGCATTAACCCTGTTCCACGGACGTGGCGGTTCAATCGGTCGCGGTGGTGCACCGGCTCATGCAGCTCTGCTTTCACAACCACCGGGCAGCTTGAAAGGCGGTCTGCGTGTCACCGAGCAAGGCGAAATGATCCGCTTCAAACTCGGTTTACCACAGGTCACTATCAGCAGCCTATCGCTGTACACCAACGCTATTCTAGAAGCTAACCTGTTGCCACCACCGGCACCAAAACAGGAATGGCGCGATTTGATGGATGAGTTGTCAGACGTTTCCTGCGATATGTATCGTGGCTACGTCCGTGAAAATAAGGACTTCGTACCTTACTTCCGTTCTGCAACGCCTGAACTTGAACTCGGCAAACTGCCTTTAGGCTCTCGTCCTGCCAAACGCAAACCAAACGGCGGCGTTGAGAGCCTGCGCGCCATTCCATGGATCTTCGCGTGGACGCAAAACCGTTTAATGTTGCCAGCGTGGCTGGGCGCGGGTGCCGCGCTACAGGCCGCCGTTGACGAAGGAAAACAGTCAACGCTGGAAACCATGTGCCGCGATTGGCCTTTCTTCTCAACCCGCATTGGGATGCTAGAAATGGTGTTTGCGAAGTCAGATTTATGGCTGGCTGAATACTACGATCAGCGCTTGGTTGACGAAAAACTGTGGCCGCTAGGCAAACAGCTACGCGATCAACTATCGAAAGATATCAAAGTGGTACTCACCATCGCCAATGACGATCACTTGATGGAAGACCTACCGTGGATCGCAGAGTCCATTGCGCTACGGAATGTGTATACCGATCCGTTAAACGTCTTGCAGGCTGAATTGTTACACCGTTCACGCTCGCTGCCGGAACCGGATGCTAACGTTGAACAAGCGCTGATGGTCACCATCGCAGGCGTTGCAGCCGGTATGCGCAATACAGGCTAA